The region TGACAAGCTTATCAAGGTAGTTTAACATAGCAGCTTTTAGATTTTTCTTCTAAGTTTGTATACTCATCTTGCATATTCATGTTCTTGTAATTGATCATTATAGGTCTGGGATGCCCAAAATGGTGCCAAACAATACACTTTTGAAGGTCACGAGGCTCCTGTATATTCAGTATGTCCTCACTACAAGGAGAATATTCAGGTGAATAGGCTATTATAGTAATCATTTGTTAATAATCTGAGGTCTCATGATTAACTATTCTGaatattttgtttcttttgtaATCTGTTAATGTAATTATGGACAAGGTTAAAATAGTTATATGTATATGTTTCTTTTTCGGCAGTTGATTATAGTATATATGCCATCGTTTTGCAGTTCATCTTTTCTACAGCGTTAGATGGAAAGATTAAGGCATGGCTATATGACAATTTGGGATCTCGAGTTGACTACGACGCTCCTGGTCGTTGGTGCACAACCATGGCCTACAGTGCTGATGGAACGAGGTAAAATATTCTTGTGCAGTGTGACAACCTTGATTTATGCATTGGCTGCTCATTACCATGTATATTAAGCTGGAAATTTTCTTGTTCAGGCTTTTCTCTTGTGGGACCAGTAAAGATGGAGAGTCACACATTGTTGAATGGAATGAAAGTGAAGGAGCTGTTAAAAGAACATATCAAGGTTTCCGGAAACGATCATTGGGGGTTGTGCAATTTGATACGACAAAAAATAGATTTTTGGCAGCTGGTGATGACTTTTCTGTCAAATTCTGGGATATGGACAACACTCAACTTTTGACTAATAGTGACGCTGATGGAGGTCTTCCTGTGAGTATCTTATCAACATTAAGGATAGCTTATAAgtaattttgtttttagttgATAGACTGTCCACTAAGACTTGATTTTGCTTTTGACAAATTGAAAGGCAAGTCCACGCATCCGCTTCAATAAAGATGGGACCCTGTTGGCTGTGTCTGCCAATGAAAATGGAATCAAAATTTTAGCAAATCCAGAAGGTCTTCGAATGCTACGTAATTATGAAAATCTCGCTTTTGATGCCTCAAGGGCTTCTGAAGCTGCAAAGGTAGTTACATTTACTTTTAGTTTCTTTCTGTATCCATAACAAAGGATATTAAAAGTTGTCATGTTATTAACAGCCCACCGTCAATCCTATGTCTTCTGCGGTGGCTAGTAGTGCTGGACTAACGGATAGGGTGGGCCCAGTTGTTGGCCTCTCCGCTATGGTTGGTATCCTCTACTGCTTTGCATGATAAACATTTGTTTTACTGGAAACTTCAAAATGCACCTACAATTTTATCCCTTTTTGTTTATGTACTAAAATTTGCATTTCTTAGTCTTGCTATTGCTTACTCCCTATGACACTGTGTTTGATTTTGTAGAATGGAGATGTGAAACCTAGAATAACAGAAGAAACAAATGACAAATCAAAGATTTGGAAGCTCAGTGAAATTAATGAACCATCTCAATGCCGAACCTTGAAGCTCCCAGAGAACTTAAGAGTAACAAAGGTATATTCTCTCTTTGTTCAACTTCTTACTTGACGTATGCTTCTTGTGTGAGATATCATTTCTATTATCAAAAGTTGTCATGAGATATTTATAGTTCTTTTGAATTGTAAAACATTCTTTTTGTATTAAGCAGAATAATATGTTCATATGGTAAAAACTTTGGTATAATTATTGTGTTATAACAAGTTCCAGGCTGTTTACAAAGTTTGGTATAACGTAATAATTTATTTACCACCATAATTCCTTTCCCACAATGTACTTGCAATTCATAAACTTTTGTATTATGTCaatatcaatttattttcttttccttatATCTTGGTATACTTGGTCAAGTGGTAGTAATCACTGAGTATGAGTTGTATTGGTACATGAAGATATAGCAGTTTTTCTTGTATTGGCAAGTAGTTTGATTATAGTTTAGCTTTAGCCTTTAGCCCATCAGTTTTATTTCTACCAGAGCCAAACCATTATTAGAACCATCTCCATTTGTTTTAGAACTTATCCAAGCTATGGGTATTAAAATCATGTCATTTTGATGTTGATTGTGCACCCATGTCAGCAGTTGGTTACTAACAAGGTTATTTTTTTGCATTGCTCAAACAGATATCTAGGTTGATATATACAAATTCTGGTGCTGCTATATTGGCTTTGGCTTCGAACGCAATCCATTTACTCTGGAAGTGGCAGAGGAGTGACCGTAATTCAAGTGGAAAAGTAAGAAAGGACTATAATTTTCTTCGCCctaaaattacaagtatttatCATCTGAGATTGAAACGTTAATGATGTAGGCAACTGCCACTGTTTCACCGCAATTATGGCAACCATCAAGTGGAATTTTGATGACGAATGATGCAGCTGACACAAACGCTGATGAAGCTGTTTCTTGCTTTGCTTTGTCAAAGAATGATTCTTATGTAATGTCGGCATCTGGAGGAAAGATATCTTTGTTCAATATGATGACTTTCAAGGTATTAATGTAATGAAATAATGATTTTGTACTCTTTGTGTTTAATATGTGTGTATTCATATCTCAAAATCATGAATATTGCAGACAATGACAACCTTCATGCCTCCGCCACCAGCAGCAACATTTTTAGCATTTCATCCTCAGGATAACAACATAATTGCAATTGGGATGGATGATTCTACGATTCAGATATATAATGTCCGAGTAGATGAGGTATTTCAGAAGTCGTTTCGTTATTAAAAACGAGCATTTTTAGCATTTCATCCTCAGGATAACAACATACTTGCAATTGATGTGACTTATCTTGCAGGTCAAAAGCAAGCTTAAAGGTCACTCTAAAAGAATTACAGGACTTGCCTTCTCAAATGTTTTGAATGTTCTAGTTTCATCAGGAGCCGATGCTCAGGTCAACAATTTTTCCTTTTAGTTTGCTGTCCAAGAGTATTGTTGCATACTATGATAGAATGTTGTTCCAACTGCTGAAACAGCCATTTTCTAACTTCACTCTTTTCCCTATTAGTCTTTTATGTGATGCTTGAAAGTTGAAGTCGAAAGATCTCTTTCTCATATtcctcttttcttctttttgagGCAAGGTGAATTGAATAATCTTTTGGCAGCTGACTAAATGTTGTATTGCGAAGTACATGAAAAAGTTTAGTACTAATGCTAATTTGCTTACTATATGATGAGTCGTTTCTGATTTGCATTTCTTGTGGCTGTTCCTCTCCAGATATGTGTGTGGAGTTCGGATGGATGGGAAAAGCAGAAGTCAAGATTTTTGCAACTACCTCCTGGGAGGCCACCGACAGCGCAGTCAGAAACTCGTGTGCAGTTTCATCAGGACCAGATTCATTTTCTGGTTGTACACGAGACTCAGCTTGCCATATATGAAGCAACGAAATTAGAATGTGTGAAGCAGGTAGGTAACTGAATAATTTCTCTAGTTGAAAAAATAGACTTTCTTAGCGCAGATTTCTAATAATTCACCTTTTCTCCTCTGTCAGTGGGCTCCACGAGAATCAGCTGCCCCGATATCTCATGCGACGTTTTCCTGTGATAGCCAGCTGGTATATGCAAGTTTTCTTGATGGAACAGTGTGTATATTCACTGCTTCACACCTCCGCTTACGATGCCGCATTAATCCTTCCTCTTATCTTCCCTCAAGTGTCAGGCAAGTGTTTCTCATGATAATTAAATTTGGCCTTTGGGCCTTTTGTTTTCCTCGTGCTTCGCAAGGAGTCGTCATGCATCTCAAACTAGTCTCTCTTAACTTAATGAGCATCTGAATTTTGATATATAGATTGTGTGGGAAGTTCATAATTGATCCTCTTTAATATGTGGTGAACCCTAATCGTAGTGGATGTACCATGCATCCGGATGAATATATGTACAAAAGAGTCAGTGAAGATtctattattttttagtttcctaAACCTTATCTTTATTCTCCAGCAGTTCAAACGTGCACCCTCTTGTGATCGCTGCACATCCACACGAGCCAAATCAGTTTGCGCTGGGTCTATCAGATGGTTCAGTTCATGTTTTTGAGCCGCTTGAATCTGAAGGTAAATGGGGTGTGCCACCACCAGCTGAAAATGGGTCTGCCAGCAGTGTACCAACCACTCCTTTAGTCGGAGGATCGGCCCAAGATCAAGCACAAAGGTGATATCCAGAAATTAGATAAGGTTGCGAATCGCGATAGGTAATGTTGCATTTAACCTTGAGTTGCGGTTTGGGTTGGGTGGAGAATGTTGGTAGTGACAATGTATTTATTTAACATACCTGAACATTCTTCGACTTCGCTGTCTTCTTCGTCTGTATCTTTTTCCGACTGTTGGGAGCTGGGTATGTAATTAACTTGCACCTTAGGCTCAAACATGCCAATTTAATTTGCCGCATTTTGGGTAATACATATGATGATGTAAGATGAATTGGTAGCTACATTTTCTAGACTAGTGGTAGTGACATAAAATTTTGTCTTTAGCCATTTCTCTTATTTAAGATAAGTTGGTTTACCCTTTCTTTGTGCTATTGCTACGCATAATGATGAAATACATGTCTAACTAATTATGCATATGTAGGTAGGTAGATTAGATGTGTATGATTTTGATTGCAAGCATATGAACACAAGGTTTTTCAACTTTAGTGCAGTTTTCACTCAAGTGTAATATCTACAAAATATATTGTCCAGAAGTAAGAATCGAAGCATGGAATTTAATGTGTACTAGAACTAAATGTATTTGATAAGTAGCAATTACGAAACTTTTGTCAAAGAAATTAGATCTCAAGTACAAATAAGAGAAATGAGAACGTACCTACCTATTTGTGGATACTCCATACTATGGAATTAGAGGTgtggatttaaattttaaattaattatttggtaatttatttaatttcaaattctcaattctatattaaaataaatatttaaaatttcaaatagtTGTAAAACCGAACACTCTTGAAATACACACAACTCACATACATGGTACTATATggtacaaaatacacacatacaactcagaatatataaaaataaaatatttaattaagtaTTAATATCAACGTGTGATTAATATTTTGACTTaccaataataaatataaaaatagaatataattttatattattaattaatcaattaatttttgttaaataaaaatattaaattatattctaattcaattccatTATATCAAAAAATCAATCAGATTTATTTGATACATGGAGTATGCACCTCATTCATCAGTGGAGTTATCAGTCACAAATAAAATTCCCATCAGCAATTCAAGAAGTAGTGCAGACATCAGATAATACTTGAACACACAAAGAAATTTCAAATATGTACATTGGACAGACATACTGTGAATAAAAACAAATATCTCAACAGAAATACCAACGAAAGTTgttacttatatatatatatacatttccATCTATGGAGATGGGCTGCAGAACACATGCCACATTGCCGCTGACATTTCAAGAACTAACAAACTTCAAAATTATGTACAATTCATTTTCATGATGCGCGGCTTTATTTCAGCCAAAATCCTGATGACTGACCCCGCCCGAATTATGTACGATGGATCCGTGCAGGCTCGCTTTATTCTGGCCTGAAATTCACTAGCTGGGGGAGATCCGTTGACTGAAGCATCTTGATGTCGTTCGCGGTCACCTTGCACGACTC is a window of Salvia splendens isolate huo1 chromosome 3, SspV2, whole genome shotgun sequence DNA encoding:
- the LOC121795025 gene encoding protein TOPLESS-like isoform X1, translating into MSSLSRELVFLILQFLDEEKFKETVHKLEQESGFFFNMKYFEDEVHNGNWDEVEKYLSGFTKVDDNRYSMKIFFEIRKQKYLEALDKHDRSKAVEILVKDLKVFASFNEELFKEITQLLTLENFRENEQLSKYGDTKSARAIMLVELKKLIEANPLFRDKLQFPNLKNSRLRTLINQSLNWQHQLCKNPRPNPDIKTLFVDHSCGQPNGARAPSPASNPLLGGAVPKPGGFPPLGAHVPFQPTPAPVPTPLAGWMSNPPTAAHPAVSGGPIGLGGPPIPAGLKHPRTPPTNPSVDFPSGDSEHPSKRTRPMGNDEVNLPVNVLPVSFPGHAHSQTFNATDDLPKTVARTLNQGSSPMSMDFHPIQQNLLLVGTNVGDIGLWEVGSRERLVQRNFKVWDLSACTIPLQAGLVKEPGVSVNRVIWSPDGSLFGVAYSRHLVQIYSYHGNDDVRQHLEIDAHVGGVNDLAFSHPNKQLSVITCGDDKLIKVWDAQNGAKQYTFEGHEAPVYSVCPHYKENIQFIFSTALDGKIKAWLYDNLGSRVDYDAPGRWCTTMAYSADGTRLFSCGTSKDGESHIVEWNESEGAVKRTYQGFRKRSLGVVQFDTTKNRFLAAGDDFSVKFWDMDNTQLLTNSDADGGLPASPRIRFNKDGTLLAVSANENGIKILANPEGLRMLRNYENLAFDASRASEAAKPTVNPMSSAVASSAGLTDRVGPVVGLSAMNGDVKPRITEETNDKSKIWKLSEINEPSQCRTLKLPENLRVTKISRLIYTNSGAAILALASNAIHLLWKWQRSDRNSSGKATATVSPQLWQPSSGILMTNDAADTNADEAVSCFALSKNDSYVMSASGGKISLFNMMTFKTMTTFMPPPPAATFLAFHPQDNNIIAIGMDDSTIQIYNVRVDEVKSKLKGHSKRITGLAFSNVLNVLVSSGADAQICVWSSDGWEKQKSRFLQLPPGRPPTAQSETRVQFHQDQIHFLVVHETQLAIYEATKLECVKQWAPRESAAPISHATFSCDSQLVYASFLDGTVCIFTASHLRLRCRINPSSYLPSSVSSSNVHPLVIAAHPHEPNQFALGLSDGSVHVFEPLESEGKWGVPPPAENGSASSVPTTPLVGGSAQDQAQR
- the LOC121795025 gene encoding protein TOPLESS-like isoform X2, whose translation is MSSLSRELVFLILQFLDEEKFKETVHKLEQESGFFFNMKYFEDEVHNGNWDEVEKYLSGFTKVDDNRYSMKIFFEIRKQKYLEALDKHDRSKAVEILVKDLKVFASFNEELFKEITQLLTLENFRENEQLSKYGDTKSARAIMLVELKKLIEANPLFRDKLQFPNLKNSRLRTLINQSLNWQHQLCKNPRPNPDIKTLFVDHSCGQPNGARAPSPASNPLLGGAVPKPGGFPPLGAHVPFQPTPAPVPTPLAGWMSNPPTAAHPAVSGGPIGLGGPPIPAGLKHPRTPPTNPSVDFPSGDSEHPSKRTRPMGNDEVNLPVNVLPVSFPGHAHSQTFNATDDLPKTVARTLNQGSSPMSMDFHPIQQNLLLVGTNVGDIGLWEVGSRERLVQRNFKVWDLSACTIPLQAGLVKEPGVSVNRVIWSPDGSLFGVAYSRHLVQIYSYHGNDDVRQHLEIDAHVGGVNDLAFSHPNKQLSVITCGDDKLIKVWDAQNGAKQYTFEGHEAPVYSVCPHYKENIQFIFSTALDGKIKAWLYDNLGSRVDYDAPGRWCTTMAYSADGTRLFSCGTSKDGESHIVEWNESEGAVKRTYQGFRKRSLGVVQFDTTKNRFLAAGDDFSVKFWDMDNTQLLTNSDADGGLPASPRIRFNKDGTLLAVSANENGIKILANPEGLRMLRNYENLAFDASRASEAAKPTVNPMSSAVASSAGLTDRVGPVVGLSAMNGDVKPRITEETNDKSKIWKLSEINEPSQCRTLKLPENLRVTKISRLIYTNSGAAILALASNAIHLLWKWQRSDRNSSGKATATVSPQLWQPSSGILMTNDAADTNADEAVSCFALSKNDSYVMSASGGKISLFNMMTFKTMTTFMPPPPAATFLAFHPQDNNIIAIGMDDSTIQIYNVRVDEVKSKLKGHSKRITGLAFSNVLNVLVSSGADAQICVWSSDGWEKQKSRFLQLPPGRPPTAQSETRVQFHQDQIHFLVVHETQLAIYEATKLECVKQWAPRESAAPISHATFSCDSQLVYASFLDGTVCIFTASHLRLRCRINPSSYLPSSVSSNVHPLVIAAHPHEPNQFALGLSDGSVHVFEPLESEGKWGVPPPAENGSASSVPTTPLVGGSAQDQAQR